Proteins encoded by one window of Conger conger chromosome 1, fConCon1.1, whole genome shotgun sequence:
- the tmed8 gene encoding protein TMED8 produces the protein MTENFEATSELQSRLSSLSVSSFPGITSKNCPTNAEDGLQSTDLSQHPQNTENLPQINDSEGLPQPTKSNQAEPTGQAIDGDSEMNQTNENEKGLHPGDRKASLPPLKPPSSWTSPALKELKTKLRQEKDSVVTVYRGDVMTVHVPTVPEAKQVCWEFATDGYDIGFGIYFDWTPVTNRAITVHISESSDDEDEDEEPEGPVNPGDVEKGSKSAASSNLGEILPVYRQDSHLAVQAGSHEFPGEGTYHLKFDNSYSLWRNKTLYYRVYYSA, from the exons ATGACGGAAAACTTCGAAGCAACTTCTGAACTTCAGTCCAGATTGTCTTCCCTCTCTGTGTCGTCTTTTCCTGGAATAACGTCGAAGAATTGCCCAACTAATGCTGAAGATGG GCTTCAGAGCACAGACCTGTCCCAGCATCCACAGAACACTGAAAACCTTCCCCAGATTAATGACAGCGAAGGGCTTCCACAGCCCACAAAG AGTAACCAGGCTGAGCCCACTGGTCAGGCTATAGATGGGGACTCTGAGATGAATCAGACCAATGAGAATGAGAAGGGGCTGCACCCTGGAGACAGAAAAG CATCATTGCCCCCACTCAAACCGCCCTCCTCCTGGACATCCCCTGCGCTGAAGGAGCTGAAGACCAAGCTGCGACAGGAAAAGGACAGCGTGGTGACGGTGTACAGGGGCGACGTCATGACCGTACACGTTCCCACGGTCCCCGAGGCCAAGCAGGTGTGCTGGGAGTTCGCCACCGATGGCTATGACATTGGCTTTGGCATCTACTTTGACTGGACGCCAGTCACCAACCGGGCCATTACTGTGCACATCAGTGAGTCTAGCGATGATGAGGACGAGGATGAAGAGCCGGAAG GGCCTGTGAATCCTGGGGATGTAGAGAAGGGCTCAAAATCAGCAGCCAGTTCAAACCTGGGTGAGATTCTACCGGTGTATCGCCAAGACAGTCACCTGGCAGTCCAGGCAGGCAGCCACGAGTTTCCAGGCGAGGGAACTTACCACCTGAAGTTTGACAACTCCTACTCTCTGTGGCGGAATAAAACTCTGTACTACAGAGTGTACTACAGTGCCTGA